GCTTGAAGGAATGTAAAAAATCGTTATGGTATACGGGCGCCAATAACAAACGGAGTTGTTACATAGCGGGCACTACTGCAAAGAAGGAAAATGTCTCGGATTCGTTAGGAGCAAGGTTGTTTATACGAATTACATCCAAGTACCCGGATATCCAATCACGCCTTACCGTTACTCCTCCCTTATTAACTGAAACATGGATGTACCAGTCTCCCGGGGTTCGTCCTACAAAAACTTGTTGGTAACATTGGATCCGGCAATTATGCCGAATTGATTGCCTTTAGGAATATTCTGGGTAAACAAGGAACCCTACGATAAACATAGTAGGTGAGCCTGTTGTCATTGCACCATTTGTAATTAAAGTGGCCATTTAGAATCACTCCCCAATAAATTTTTTTCGAAAGCGAACAAGATGGATAGGTTAAAGTTCAAACGGATTTGAGGCGTTCATATTCGCTCGATTGTTATATAAAGTGGGGAGCGGTTCATTTTATACAACCGCTTCCAGTTAAAAAAACGAATTGTCAAATGGAGCCGGCACATTCGTGAAATAAAGTACCTCTATACTGCCTTACAGACCAGTTGAATCAGAAACTTGGCAAATCCGTATACATTCCCATATTCCCCTGAACCGAATCTCCAAAGAGCTTCCAAAGCTAAATGTCCGGTCATGTTTGTCCTTCTTTTGCATACATTTGTATAAGGAGGTGAGAGGTTCCGCAATGGCAATGACATACAGACGTGAAAAAATTGATTCTTTCATCCGGCGTTTGAAAATCAGGCAATCTGTCATCCTGAATCAGCTTCACAATGGGAATTTTGATAGCCAGCGAGAGTTTTTAAAAGGGCAGCTTGCCTCCATTGAACTAGTTATCGAGGAATTATCTACCGAATTTAAGTAATTGGAGAGGAGATCCATGAAAGAGCTTATAAAAATAGGAAAACTGTACGGGCTGCTGATGGGAGGGACGGCGGTCTTTATCACAGTGTTTTCCCTTTTTCTGGCCATCGTTCAACCTGCATGGAGCCGTACCCCAACCTCAATGATGGGACAAGCTGCTTCGATTTCAAGCCGGTTTTTTTGGGATATGGTGTCCTTGGAAGTTCCTCATATGAAGAGCAGCAAAGAACCTCACACCTTTACCTTTGGAAATGTGACCAGTTTTTTATCCAAACTTGTCCTGAATATTAACCCCTTTGACCCTATTACGTTTGTGGGGGCTGCTATCCCCGGTCTGAATGAGAATGGGATGATCCTGCTTTATAAAGGCAACTCCGATCCTCACGAAGATTATCCGATTGACCATCCGCAGCCGGATGATCTGCCTGATACCGAAGCTCAGACAAATAATGGAGAGGCGGCAGGTACGCCAGTACCAGAGGCGACACCCGGACAGGGGCCGGAAGCGTCCAGACAGCCTGAAACTACCCCTCAGCCACAAAAAAACGAGCTCCCAAAACGGGTATTGATTTACCATTCCCACAACAGGGAATCATGGATTCCGGATCTACCGGAAGGAACAGAAGCAAATGCGGCTTTTCATCCAACCAAAAATGTAACAGAACTGGGTACCAGGCTGGGCCGGAACTTGGAGGAGAAAGGGATTGGAGTCATACATTCCCTTGAGGATTATAATGCGATGTACGGTGAAAATTACAAAGGCTCAAAATCGTATCAGTATTCGAAAAAAGTAGTGAAAGAGGCCATGGCAACAGAACCGGGACTGAGCTACCTGATCGATATTCACCGGGATTCCGGACCCCGTAAGTCCACAACTAAAACGATAAACGGAAAAGATTATGCCCAGCTTTATTTTGTTGTCGGCCTTGAGAATCCGAACTGGGAAAAAAATCAGGAATTCGCCAAAAAAATTCATACCAAGCTGAATGATAAATATCCCGGCATTTCCAAGGGCATTTACGGAAAAGACAGGAAGCAGGGAAACGGGATTTATAATCAGGAAATATCTGCAAACAGCTGCCTGATTGAAATAGGCGGAGTGGAAAATAACGAGGAGGAACGTAATCGGACAGTTGACGTGCTTTCCGAAGTATTTCAAGAATTAATAACGGAGGAAAATAAAGGATAAAAATATGAAAACCGGTCTCGAAGAGAGACCGGTTTCGCGCGAACATCATTTATTGTCCGGTATGAATCCATACACATTTAACTTCTGTATAGTTGTTTAATGCATAAGAGCCCATCTCGCGGCCAAGGCCGGATTGTTTGTAACCGCCAAAAGGAGCAGAGGCGTCAAAGACGTTATAACAATTGACCCATACGGTTCCGGCCCGGAGTTTGGAGGCAACATAATGGGCATTGCGTACATTTTCCGTCCAGAGCCCTGCGGCGAGCCCATACTCGGTCCGGTTGGCTCTTTCTATGACTTCGTCCAAATCTTCAAAAGGCATAGCCGAAATAACCGGACCAAAAATCTCTTCCCGGGCGATGGTCATATCATCGCGAACATTTGCGAAAATGGTTGGAGCCACAAAATATCCCTGTTCAAAAGGATTGGCTCCGCCAGCGAGCAGTTCCGCCCCCTCATCCTTGCCTGACTCAATGTAGCCGAGAACCCGTTTTTGCTGCTCCTCTGAAACAAGAGGCCCAATTTGCGTGTCGGCGTTTAGACCCGCTCCCTGACGCAGTTTCTCGGAATAAGAAACAAGATCCGCAACGACATTATCATAAGCTTTTTTCTGTACAAACAGACGGGAACCGGCACAGCATACCTGGCCCTGATTGAACATCACGCCATTAAAAGCTCCGGGAATGGCTCTATTAAAATCAGCGTCCGGCAGGATGATATTGGGGGATTTGCCCCCAAGCTCCAGAGTAACGCGTTTTAAGCTGGCTGAAGCCTGCTTCATGATGAGTTTTCCCACTTCGGTGGACCCTGTAAAGGCGATTTTGTTAACCAGAGGATGATCAACCAGTGCCTGCCCGGCGGTTTCCCCAAATCCCGGAATAA
This Paenibacillus larvae subsp. larvae DNA region includes the following protein-coding sequences:
- a CDS encoding aldehyde dehydrogenase family protein, yielding MQATESMHERVHSFLQGTRKLFINGQFVESVSGKTFTTPNPATGEILAVVSEASEEDVNLAVQAARRAFDEGPWSKMSGAERSRLMYKLADLMENHLEALAQLETLDNGKPINETRNADLPLSIEHIRYYAGWATKLVGQSIPVAGDYFAYTRHEPVGVVGQIIPWNFPLLMAMWKLGAALATGCTVVLKPAEQTPLSALYLAELIQEAGFPDGVINIIPGFGETAGQALVDHPLVNKIAFTGSTEVGKLIMKQASASLKRVTLELGGKSPNIILPDADFNRAIPGAFNGVMFNQGQVCCAGSRLFVQKKAYDNVVADLVSYSEKLRQGAGLNADTQIGPLVSEEQQKRVLGYIESGKDEGAELLAGGANPFEQGYFVAPTIFANVRDDMTIAREEIFGPVISAMPFEDLDEVIERANRTEYGLAAGLWTENVRNAHYVASKLRAGTVWVNCYNVFDASAPFGGYKQSGLGREMGSYALNNYTEVKCVWIHTGQ
- the spoIIP gene encoding stage II sporulation protein P, with the protein product MKELIKIGKLYGLLMGGTAVFITVFSLFLAIVQPAWSRTPTSMMGQAASISSRFFWDMVSLEVPHMKSSKEPHTFTFGNVTSFLSKLVLNINPFDPITFVGAAIPGLNENGMILLYKGNSDPHEDYPIDHPQPDDLPDTEAQTNNGEAAGTPVPEATPGQGPEASRQPETTPQPQKNELPKRVLIYHSHNRESWIPDLPEGTEANAAFHPTKNVTELGTRLGRNLEEKGIGVIHSLEDYNAMYGENYKGSKSYQYSKKVVKEAMATEPGLSYLIDIHRDSGPRKSTTKTINGKDYAQLYFVVGLENPNWEKNQEFAKKIHTKLNDKYPGISKGIYGKDRKQGNGIYNQEISANSCLIEIGGVENNEEERNRTVDVLSEVFQELITEENKG